Genomic window (Paenibacillus sp. 37):
GAATATGTATCGAACTGAACATGCCAGCCTGCCAGATCCAGGTTGCCACCTTCAATGACCTCCATTACGGAGTTCTCTTCAAGCGCAATTAATTCTCCATAGGAGACGTGAACTCGGTGTCCATTTATATTCCAGATCGCTTTTCCATCAATAATAAATATCAAGGTGTGACTGGAAAAGTGATGCAGCTCGCCTTTCGTTATCCATGCGTTGCTTAGTGCATTCGTTGACTTCCATTGAGCAATCCATTCCATGTTGTCAGACATAGGTTATCCTTTCAAAGGGATTAGTAATCCAGATTTATAGTTTTCACTATATCAAAATACATGACAAATCCATAACCAACAAGCTATGACTTGAATAAAATGGTGGACAGCTACTGAGCATTTCATACTAGTATTATTCAGATACAAAAACAACAAAAGGCCCGTGCCATCAGGCACAGGCTCTTTATTACAACTTAAATGCTACTTCTCAATGCTACGTTTTACGTATTACTCAATGCTGGATTTTGGTGACCCCTGTCCCCGTTTCTGTCCTTTTCCTGCCATCCAATACGTCAGTCCACATGAGACACCGAAAGCAATGACTACACCGATGCAAGTGTGTAACAGATTCAGGCTGCCCTCTTCGCTGAAGAGCGGGAGGCTGACCAAGCTCGGATTCCCAACGATAGCGAATGCCTTGACAGATAACAACCCAAAATACAGTCCACCCGCAGCTCCACCCAGTAATGCCGCATAGAAGGAGGATCTCTTTCTCATGTTGACTGCATACAATGCAGGCTCTACCACTCCAAGGAGGGCTGTTCCCGTTGCCCAGAAAGCAACTCTTCCGGAAGCTGACTCTTTCGAACGCAAAGCGGTTGCGAGCGCGGCCCCCGCTTGTCCTACAATCGCCACTAATATAGCAGGAATCACCATGGAAGAACCATTCATGAGCATATCATTCATGATGATGGCAAGCATCCAGTAGTGTAACCCCATAATAATCATCAGGGAGAAGACTGCCCCCAGTAACATCACCGATATCACTGGAGCATTAGCTACTAGTGAATCCAATGCTTCCGGCAGATATTCATCAATCCAGGTTCCAACTGGACCAAGTATCATCAATACTAACGGAACAACAATCAGTAACGTCAGGAATGGAGCAAGCATGCCTTTGGCGAATTTTGGACTCCATCGTTCAACGAATCTTTCCAGGTAGGCCGCTGCACAGATCGT
Coding sequences:
- a CDS encoding PTS transporter subunit EIIC codes for the protein MHNTLIEDWLKLAGGKENIKLVEHDKGTTTLVLKDNTQLNMSVLASTYVVADIQVTGEQCHLRIRDESSLIYNALLGMDAWDSTGTALQEAGHAKKNRFSILHFVSDVFMPLMPAILGAAVIKIIVAIIALMDTYSSADSSALMDSQTFTIFRIIGDSVLYVLPVLVAISTAYRLKSNIYVAASIGGLMFYPEMTMLMSGEKEVHFLGMPLVSQPALYSTAIWIILTICAAAYLERFVERWSPKFAKGMLAPFLTLLIVVPLVLMILGPVGTWIDEYLPEALDSLVANAPVISVMLLGAVFSLMIIMGLHYWMLAIIMNDMLMNGSSMVIPAILVAIVGQAGAALATALRSKESASGRVAFWATGTALLGVVEPALYAVNMRKRSSFYAALLGGAAGGLYFGLLSVKAFAIVGNPSLVSLPLFSEEGSLNLLHTCIGVVIAFGVSCGLTYWMAGKGQKRGQGSPKSSIE